A part of Amyelois transitella isolate CPQ chromosome 12, ilAmyTran1.1, whole genome shotgun sequence genomic DNA contains:
- the LOC106133136 gene encoding uncharacterized protein LOC106133136, with translation MEPRGGVRSSARLSGETGRNTSNGAPGGALANGNRRPLEAAEAAAAAARRRARAAERAREVEDSPRVLRDKCRRLARALRNAKHLVVYTGAGISTAADIPDYRGPRGVWTRLQRGETVGRVEVSRAQPTFTHMALTALWARGALKFVVSQNCDGLHLRSGLPRRALAELHGDMFCELCAACRRVYLRAFDTTERTARHAHATRRLCHACGAELRDSIVHFGERGRAAWPLNWAGALRHAARADVVLCLGSSLKVLRRYPRLWRMQAAPRARPALYIVNLQWTPKDSVAALKINARCDAVMRQVARRLRLRVPRYRASRDPLLAHAEPLAEAEAHTTRRPCLSPAPSSGRSESPDSLSSPSASDSDEELPLRRLAERLRAPAAPPPPDLLRAFRVNMCSGEATILLRAEHAPAPPPAPPSQRPLSDLRRFRMPQHERADRADLHAVPRQRTELRTMSRDQSVIHSVPGQRLDSRIISRDKQESPNGRPPDVANGHHSLKTEVSLDIKIKDEFKGERHTFEPWDIGDRLRKLLEGEPKLEQAKAEESSDALAAAIIARAVLACRGSLYPGLHTILGPEPPAAPPACAWCARRLGAARCLWYGAPRCPPPEARAWRRVRGRRFLCACCGADGAPAERLADDAGWYGKGYRKGRRRR, from the exons ATGGAGCCCCGAGGCGGAGTGCGAAGCAGCGCCAGGCTGAGCGGAGAGACGGGTCGTAACACATCTAACGGCGCTCCGGGCGGAGCTCTAGCGAATGGGAACCGAAGACCACTAGAGGCAGCGGAGGCAGCAGCGGCGGCAGCGCGAAGGCGCGCACGAGCGGCTGAGCGAGCCCGGGAAGTTGAGGACAGCCCGCGCGTGCTGCGCGACAAGTGTCGGCGGCTCGCCCGTGCTCTCCGCAACGCTAAGCATCTCGTG GTGTACACGGGTGCGGGCATCAGCACGGCGGCCGACATCCCAGACTACCGAGGACCGCGCGGCGTGTGGACGCGGTTACAGCGCGGCGAGACTGTGGG GCGCGTGGAGGTGTCGCGTGCGCAGCCTACGTTCACGCACATGGCGCTGACGGCGCTGTGGGCGCGCGGCGCGCTCAAGTTCGTGGTGTCGCAGAACTGCGACGGGCTGCACCTGCGCTCCGGGCTGCCGCGCCGCGCGCTGGCCGAGCTGCACGGCGACATGTTCTGCGAGCTGTGCGCCGCCTGCCGCCGCGTGTACCTGCGCGCCTTCGACACCACGGAGCGCACGGCGCGCCACGCGCACGCCACGCGCCGCCTGTGCCACGCGTGCGGCGCCGAGCTGCGCGACTCCATCGTGCACTTCGGCGAGCGCGGCCGCGCCGCCTGGCCGCTCAACTGGGCCGGGGCGCTGCGCCACGCCGCGCGCGCCGACGTCGTGCTGTGCCTCGGCTCCTCGCTCAAGGTGCTGCGCCGCTACCCGCGGCTGTGGCGCATGCAGGCGGCGCCGCGCGCGCGCCCCGCGCTCTACATCGTCAACCTGCAGTGGACGCCCAAGGACTCGGTGGCCGCGCTCAAGATCAACGCGCGCTGCGACGCCGTCATGCGGCAGGTGGCGCGCCGGCTGCGGCTGCGCGTGCCGCGCTACCGGGCGTCGCGCGACCCGCTGCTGGCGCACGCCGAGCCGCTGGCGGAGGCGGAGGCGCACACCACGCGCCGCCCGTGCCTCTCCCCGGCGCCGAGCTCGGGCCGCTCCGAGTCCCCGGACTCGCTGTCCTCGCCCTCCGCCTCCGACTCGGATGAGGAGCTGCCGCTGCGGCGCCTCGCCGAGCGTCTgcgcgcgcccgccgcccCGCCGCCGCCGGACCTGCTGCGGGCCTTCCGGGTCAACATGTGCTCCGGCGAGGCCACCATACTGCTGCGGGCGGAGcacgcgcccgcgccgccgcccgcgccgccgtcGCAGCGCCCGCTCAGCGACCTGCGGCGGTTCCGCATGCCGCAGCACGAGCGCGCGGATCGTGCCGACCTCCATGCGGTACCTCGACAGAGAACAGAACTCCGAACCATGTCGCGTGATCAGTCAGTGATTCATTCGGTACCCGGTCAGCGACTCGATAGTAGAATTATATCGCGAGACAAGCAGGAGTCGCCTAACGGCCGGCCGCCCGACGTCGCCAACGGGCATCATTCGTTGAAAACGGAGGTATCTCTCgatatcaaaattaaagaCGAGTTTAAAGGCGAGCGACACACATTCGAGCCGTGGGACATCGGCGACCGCCTGCGGAAGCTGCTGGAGGGCGAGCCGAAGCTCGAGCAGGCGAAGGCGGAGGAGTCGTCGGACGCGCTGGCGGCGGCCATCATCGCGCGCGCCGTGCTGGCGTGCCGCGGCTCGCTGTACCCCGGGCTGCACACCATCCTGGGCCCCGagccgcccgccgcgccgcccgcctgCGCGTGGTGCGCGCGGCGGCTCGGCGCGGCGCGCTGCCTGTGGTACGGCGCGCCGCGCTGCCCGCCGCCCGAGGCGCGCGCCTGGCGCCGCGTGCGCGGGCGCCGCTTCCTGTGCGCGTGCTGCGGCGCGGACGGCGCGCCCGCCGAGCGGCTGGCGGACGACGCCGGCTGGTACGGCAAGGGGTACCGCAAGGGCCGCCGCCGCCGGTAG
- the LOC106133141 gene encoding uncharacterized protein LOC106133141 — translation MMGSNVVWRVSRRWSGRRWCGALLLAAAALLLARRLTPAPATLRSRATFPRTPPARVAHLLADFSTHPSLFSFPVLWSIEKETSNYSSWGYSVSYECGSRCAGRVEVRAHDEGAPRHGLAARAHRVLVRNIFCVTLPLLPWPSFCGEIETTSVVTADAAADGAVLEESASARCGAAAALLLAGRCGEPRLRALRDAHLQRVRRDLHTH, via the exons ATGATGGGGTCTAATGTGGTTTGGCGTGTGTCCCGGCGTTGGTCGGGGCGGCGCTGGTGCGGCGCGCTGTTactggcggcggcggcgctgcTGCTGGCGCGGCGGCTGACTCCCGCGCCCGCCACACTGCGCTCGCGCGCCACGTTCCCGCGCACGCCGCCCGCGCGCGTTGCTCATCTGCTTGCCGACTTCTCCACGCATCCCTCGCTCTTCTCGTTTCC aGTTTTATGGTCAATAGAAAAGGAGACTAGCAATTATTCCAGCTGGGGCTATAGCGTGTCATACGAGTGCGGGTCGAGGTGCGCGGGGCGGGTGGAGGTGCGCGCGCACGACGAAGGCGCGCCGCGGCACGGgctggcggcgcgcgcgcaccgAGTGCTCGTTCGGAACATCTTCTGTGTCACGCTGCCACTGCTGCCATGGCCGAGCTTTTGTG GCGAAATAGAAACGACGTCCGTGGTGACGGCAGACGCTGCGGCCGACGGCGCAGTGCTGGAGGAGAGTGCGAGCGCGCGATGCGGCGCGGCGGCCGCGCTGCTGCTGGCCGGCCGCTGCGGGGAGCCGCGGCTGCGCGCATTGCGCGATGCCCATCTGCAGCGCGTGCGACGAGACCTCCACACTCATTGA